Proteins from one Esox lucius isolate fEsoLuc1 chromosome 19, fEsoLuc1.pri, whole genome shotgun sequence genomic window:
- the ints14 gene encoding integrator complex subunit 14 produces MPTVVLMDASLSMTRPVSLDQGSEELQRKNLAVAGLTMLFEHMASNYRLEFTSLVAFSSLWELLVPFTRDYNTLQEALSNLEDYDKTCLEAALHGVSNVVQQEWGHACPTQVVLVTDGSLGIGKGSLRHSLQTLKQRPEDKKFPLPFPFPAKLFIMCIASAEELQMTDTMDNLEKLLQLNGGDGQIFTMEGQLCLKSVQSMFGRLIDAAYSPFHAVLRCGNLTSDVQVFPRPEPVFLDQEVDPLPKHVLTDLEIVGFIEIGDISSPPVISRHLVLPIAVSKEVDDVGAGAPEELEEETSANQQAGKAPNFCVLLHGSLKVEGMVALVQVGPEWHGMLYSQADSKKKSNLMMSLFEPGPEPLPWLGKMSQLGPISDAAENPYGEDDSRSPFPLQPPVKRSYAQNVTVWIKASGLQTDVQKILRNARKLPEKTQTFYKELNRLRKAALAFGFWELLKGVAELLERECTLLPDTAHPDAAFQLSHAAQQLKLASTGDSQYSLFEHNINPMHTDFSGGGVGV; encoded by the exons ATGCCGACAGTGGTCCTTATGGATGCGTCTCTGTCAATGACTCGTCCTGTGTCTCTGGACCAAGGCAGTGAGGAGTTACAGAGGAAGAACCTGGCTGTGGCTGGCCTCACCATGCTGTTTGAACACATGGCTTCCAACTACCGACTGGAGTTCACTTCTTTAGTGGCGTTCTCCTCTCTGTGGGAACTACTTGTGCCTTTCACCAGGGACTACAACACACTGCAG GAGGCCCTGAGTAACCTGGAGGACTATGACAAGACGTGTCTGGAAGCAGCTCTACATGGAGTCAGCAATGTGGTGCAGCAGGAGTGGGGCCACGCCTGTCCTACACAG GTGGTGCTGGTGACCGATGGCTCTCTGGGGATCGGTAAAGGCTCTCTCAGACACTCTCTACAGACCCTGAAACAACGACCGGAGGATAAGAAGTTCCCCCTGCCCTTCCCTTTCCCAGCCAAGCTGTTCATCATGTGCATTgccagtgcagaggag TTACAGATGACTGACACCATGGACAACCTGGAGAAGCTTCTCCAACTGAACGGAGGAGATGGCCAGATCTTCACCATGGAGGGCCAACTCTGTCTGAAGAGTGTTCAGTCCATGTTTGG CCGTCTGATAGATGCAGCCTACTCGCCGTTCCACGCGGTGCTGCGCTGTGGGAACCTCACCTCTGACGTCCAGGTGTTCCCCAGACCAGAACCCGTGTTCCTGGATCAAGAGGTCGACCCTCTGCCCAAACACGTCCTCACGG ACCTGGAGATTGTGGGATTCATTGAGATCGGGGACATCTCCAGCCCCCCTGTGATATCCAGACACCTGGTCCTGCCCATCGCCGTCAGCAAAG AGGTGGATGATGTGGGTGCTGGGGCCccagaggagctggaggaggagacgTCAGCCAACCAGCAGGCAGGGAAGGCGCCCAACTTCTGTGTCCTCCTCCATGGTAGTCTGAAGGTGGAGGGCATGGTGGCGCTGGTGCAGGTGGG TCCGGAGTGGCATGGCATGCTTTACTCTCAGGCTGACAGCAAGAAGAAGTCCAACCTGATGATGTCTCTGTTTGAGCCTGGGCCAGAACCACTGCCCTGGCTGGGGAAAATGTCTCAGCTGGGCCCCATATCAG ACGCAGCAGAGAACCCGTACGGGGAGGATGACAGCAGGAGTCCGTTCCCTCTGCAGCCTCCGGTCAAACGGAGCTACGCGCAGAACGTCACTGTCTGGATCAAAGCCAGTGGACTGCAG ACTGATGTCCAGAAGATCCTGAGGAATGCCAGGAAACTGCCAGAGAAAACACAGACCTTCTACAag GAACTGAACCGGCTTCGTAAGGCTGCCCTGGCCTTTGGTTTCTGGGAGCTGCTGAAAGGTGTAGCGGAGCTGTTGGAGAGGGAGTGCACCCTCCTGCCAGACACAGCTCACCCAGACGCTGCCTTCCAGCTGTCCCACGCTGCCCAGCAGCTCAAACTGGCCTCCACCGGAGATTCACAGTACTCACTCTTTGAACACAACATCAACCCTATGCACACAGACTTCTCTGGGGGAGGAGTCGGCGTGTAG
- the slc24a1 gene encoding sodium/potassium/calcium exchanger 1 isoform X2: MYCTRRRRLQLRRVIFLLSGVLLCCLYQLTVTSRLSPGHWPLPQLSDGSGDGEGLAGAQDEVVLETFEERGRGVNLRDTRDTEVMDQTEELDDLSETAAGGDVKPESSTVGTTDGATGPSASSPSTMRNLVHCIYVNPDPPLLIPTPSPEPPVPNTTLVPPANPGDAPHQKGDYPPDIFSVEDRRRGWVLLHIFGMMYMFVSLAVVCDEFFVPALSVISDVLVISDDVAGATFMAAGGSAPELFTSLIGVFISHSNVGIGTIVGSAVFNILFVIGMCAIFSREILKLTWWPLFRDVSFYITDLIMLIIFFLDNTIMWWESLFLVAGYSSYVCFMKYNTQLETAFKNQLRKHQDIIKIIHVAVQDESGEKENGTAGQDNQPPDQQDKNKLKLKPLLQRGGSSASLHNSTMRSTLFQLMIHTLDPLGQGGRNEPHKEPAASAPPKEEEKKDETAAALECSESSDDEDDTDEDTDEDSDEDSSDEESSIEEEEDEDDTDKPLSLMWPDTRCKQANYLFLLPIVFPLWLTVPDVRNPMYKKFFVITFLGSILWIAVFSYLMVWWAHQVGETIGISEEVMGLTVLAAGTSIPDLITSVIVARKGLGDMAVSSSVGSNIFDITMGLPVPWLLWSCFHGFAPVPVSSNGLFCAIVLLFIMLLFVIISITACQWKMNKMLGSTMFLLYFIFLVVSVMLEDRVILCPVSI, from the exons ATGTATTGTACCCGGAGGAGGAGACTGCAGCTCAGGAGGGTGATATTTCTTCTGTCGGGAGTTCTGCTGTGTTGCCTCTATCAGCTAACAGTCACCTCCAGGCTCTCGCCCGGGCACTGGCCCCTGCCCCAGCTCAGTGACGGGTCTGGGGATGGAGAGGGCTTGGCAGGGGCCCAGGACGAAGTGGTCCTGGAGACCTTCGAGGAGAGGGGACGCGGTGTTAACCTGCGAGACACACGAGACACAGAGGTGATGGATCAGACTGAGGAGTTGGATGATCTCTCGGAGACGGCTGCAGGAGGGGATGTCAAACCAGAATCATCCACAGTGGGCACCACGGATGGAGCCACCGGGCCATCAGCCTCATCCCCTTCCACCATGCGAAATCTGGTTCACTGCATTTATGTAAACCCTGATCCCCCGCTCCTGATCCCCACCCCATCACCTGAGCCACCTGTCCCCAATACCACCCTGGTCCCCCCAGCCAACCCCGGGGACGCTCCACACCAGAAGGGGGATTACCCCCCCGACATCTTCTCTGTGGAGGACCGCAGGCGGGGCTGGGTGCTGCTGCACATCTTCGGGATGATGTACATGTTTGTGTCACTGGCCGTCGTGTGCGACGAGTTCTTTGTCCCGGCACTCTCCGTCATCTCAGACGTCCTGGTCATCTCAGACGACGTCGCCGGGGCAACGTTCATGGCGGCCGGAGGCTCCGCCCCGGAGCTGTTCACGTCTCTGATTGGCGTGTTCATCTCTCATAGCAACGTGGGCATCGGTACAATTGTGGGGTCAGCGGTTTTTAACATTCTGTTTGTCATCGGGATGTGCGCCATCTTCTCCAGGGAGATTCTCAAACTTACCTGGTGGCCTCTATTCAGGGACGTCTCCTTCTACATCACAG ACCTAATCATGCTGATAATCTTCTTCCTCGATAACACCATCATGTGGTGGGAGAGCTTATTTCTGGTGGCTGGATACAGCTCCTATGTCTGCTTTATGAAGTACAACACACAACTGGAGACTGCCTTCAAAAACCAGCTCAGGAAACACCAAGACATCATTAAAATCATCCATGTCGCGGTCCAGGATGAGTCTGGCGAG AAGGAGAATGGGACAGCAGGTCAAGATAACCAACCTCCAGACCAGCAAGACAAGAATAAATTAAAG CTGAAGCCTCTACTCCAAAGAGGAGGAAGTTCAGCCTCTCTCCACAACTCCACCATGAGGAGTACCCTCTTTCAACTGATGATCCACACCCTGGACCCCTTAGGACAGG GTGGTAGAAATGAGCCACACAAAGAGCCAGCCGCCTCAGCCCCACCcaaggaggaagagaaaaag GACGAAACAGCAGCAGCACTTGAGTGCTCTGAAAGTAGCGATGATGAAGATGACACTGATGAAGACACTGATGAAGACAGTGACGAAGACAGCTCTGACGAGGAGAGTTCTAttgaagaagaggaagatgaggatgaCACTGACAAGCCTTTGTCGTTGATGTGGCCAGACACCAGGTGTAAACAGGCCAACTATCTGTTCCTGCTTCCCATAGTGTTCCCTCTGTGGCTCACTGTGCCAGATGTCCGTAACCCC atgtATAAGAAGTTCTTTGTGATCACCTTCCTGGGTTCCATCCTGTGGATCGCTGTGTTCTCCTACCTCATGGTGTGGTGGGCTCATCAG GTGGGAGAAACCATTGGCATCTCAGAGGAGGTCATGGGCTTGACCGTCCTGGCAGCAGGGACCTCCATTCCTGACCTGATCACCAGCGTCATCGTGGCCCGTAAGGGACTGGGCGACATGGCCGTGTCCAGCTCTGTGGGTTCCAACATTTTCGACATCACCATGGG GTTGCCAGTTCCGTGGTTACTGTGGTCATGTTTCCATGGGTTTGCCCCGGTGCCCGTCAGCTCTAACGGACTGTTCTGTGCCATTGTGTTGCTCTTCATCATGCTCCTCTTCGTCATCATCTCCATCACCGCCTGTCAGTGGAAGATGAACAAGATGCTAGGCTCCACCATGTTCCTACTCTACTTCATCTTCCTTGTTGTCAGTGTTATGCTGGAGGACAGGGTTATTCTCTGCCCTGTATCCATTTAA
- the hacd3 gene encoding very-long-chain (3R)-3-hydroxyacyl-CoA dehydratase, with the protein MQQTFTPHVYWAQRHEDIYLRVELIDAQNLDISVHDNVLQFKAQGHGAKGQNDYEFSLMFLNAVKTEVSYRSTQRQVNITVKKQQRGWWERLTVQEKKPVFLAPDFDRWIDESDAEMELREKERKNCLSMESRRTENSLITLKKGLLFTYNLVQFLGFSWIFVNMTVRLIILGQVSLYDTFYTISDVMFSCQILASVEVLNAVFGLVKTGVVPTFIQVVGRNFILFIIFGSVEEMHNKPVVFFVFYLWSAIEVFRYPFYMLACIDTEWKTITWLRYTAWVPLYPLGVLAEGVAVFQSISVFDERRLFSIPLPEGLGLGSSVSFSCILYVYLPLMAIGLFINLRHLSRLRRKRLHIKKRKSN; encoded by the exons ATGCAGCAGACGTTTACTCCTCACGTGTACTGGGCTCAGCGGCATGAAGATATTTATCTACGTGTGGAGCTGATTGACGCCCAG AATCTCGACATCAGCGTTCATGATAATGTCCTACAATTCAAGG CCCAAGGTCATGGAGCTAAAGGGCAGAATGATTATGAGTTCAGCCTAATGTTCCTGAATGCTGTGAAGACCGAG GTGAGTTATCGGTCGACCCAGCGCCAGGTTAACATCACCGTGAAGAAGCAGCAGAGAGGTTGGTGGGAGAGACTCACCGTACAGGAAAAGAAGCCGGTGTTCCTGGCTCCCGACTTTGACCGCTGGATAGATGAGTCCGATGCAGAGATGGAGCTACGCGAAAAG gagagaaaaaactgtCTCAGCATGGAATCAAGACGAACAGAGAACT CACTCATTACTCTAAAGAAAGGTCTCCTGTTCACATACAACCTGGTTCAGTTCCTGGGCTTCTCCTGGATCTTTGTCAACATGACTGTCAGACTCATTATTCTCGGGCAAG TTTCTCTCTATGACACATTCTACACTATTTCGGATGTGATGTTTTCCTGCCAGATATTGGCCAGTGTGGAGGTCCTTAACGCTGTGTTTGGATTGGTCAAGACTGGTGTGGTGCCcacttttatacag GTGGTTGGTAGGAACTTCATCCTCTTTATCATCTTCGGCAGTGTGGAGGAGATGCACAACAAGCCTGTGGTCTTTTTTGTCTTCTACCTCTGGAGCGCCATCGAGGTCTTTAG ATACCCGTTCTACATGCTGGCGTGTATCGACACAGAGTGGAAGACCATCACTTGGCTGAGATACACGGCCTGGGTACCGCTGTACCCCCTGGGTGTGTTGGCAGAGG GGGTTGCAGTGTTCCAATCGATCTCTGTGTTTGACGAGCGCAGGCTGTTCAGCATCCCCCTACCTGAAGGCCTCGGCCTCGGCTCCTCCGTGAGCTTCTCCTGCATCCTCTACGTCTACCTACCACTCATGGCCATCG GTCTGTTCATCAATCTCCGCCACCTTTCCAggctgaggaggaagaggttgCACATCAAGAAGAGGAAATCTAACTGA
- the slc24a1 gene encoding sodium/potassium/calcium exchanger 1 isoform X1, giving the protein MYCTRRRRLQLRRVIFLLSGVLLCCLYQLTVTSRLSPGHWPLPQLSDGSGDGEGLAGAQDEVVLETFEERGRGVNLRDTRDTEVMDQTEELDDLSETAAGGDVKPESSTVGTTDGATGPSASSPSTMRNLVHCIYVNPDPPLLIPTPSPEPPVPNTTLVPPANPGDAPHQKGDYPPDIFSVEDRRRGWVLLHIFGMMYMFVSLAVVCDEFFVPALSVISDVLVISDDVAGATFMAAGGSAPELFTSLIGVFISHSNVGIGTIVGSAVFNILFVIGMCAIFSREILKLTWWPLFRDVSFYITGDNKNKDLIMLIIFFLDNTIMWWESLFLVAGYSSYVCFMKYNTQLETAFKNQLRKHQDIIKIIHVAVQDESGEKENGTAGQDNQPPDQQDKNKLKLKPLLQRGGSSASLHNSTMRSTLFQLMIHTLDPLGQGGRNEPHKEPAASAPPKEEEKKDETAAALECSESSDDEDDTDEDTDEDSDEDSSDEESSIEEEEDEDDTDKPLSLMWPDTRCKQANYLFLLPIVFPLWLTVPDVRNPMYKKFFVITFLGSILWIAVFSYLMVWWAHQVGETIGISEEVMGLTVLAAGTSIPDLITSVIVARKGLGDMAVSSSVGSNIFDITMGLPVPWLLWSCFHGFAPVPVSSNGLFCAIVLLFIMLLFVIISITACQWKMNKMLGSTMFLLYFIFLVVSVMLEDRVILCPVSI; this is encoded by the exons ATGTATTGTACCCGGAGGAGGAGACTGCAGCTCAGGAGGGTGATATTTCTTCTGTCGGGAGTTCTGCTGTGTTGCCTCTATCAGCTAACAGTCACCTCCAGGCTCTCGCCCGGGCACTGGCCCCTGCCCCAGCTCAGTGACGGGTCTGGGGATGGAGAGGGCTTGGCAGGGGCCCAGGACGAAGTGGTCCTGGAGACCTTCGAGGAGAGGGGACGCGGTGTTAACCTGCGAGACACACGAGACACAGAGGTGATGGATCAGACTGAGGAGTTGGATGATCTCTCGGAGACGGCTGCAGGAGGGGATGTCAAACCAGAATCATCCACAGTGGGCACCACGGATGGAGCCACCGGGCCATCAGCCTCATCCCCTTCCACCATGCGAAATCTGGTTCACTGCATTTATGTAAACCCTGATCCCCCGCTCCTGATCCCCACCCCATCACCTGAGCCACCTGTCCCCAATACCACCCTGGTCCCCCCAGCCAACCCCGGGGACGCTCCACACCAGAAGGGGGATTACCCCCCCGACATCTTCTCTGTGGAGGACCGCAGGCGGGGCTGGGTGCTGCTGCACATCTTCGGGATGATGTACATGTTTGTGTCACTGGCCGTCGTGTGCGACGAGTTCTTTGTCCCGGCACTCTCCGTCATCTCAGACGTCCTGGTCATCTCAGACGACGTCGCCGGGGCAACGTTCATGGCGGCCGGAGGCTCCGCCCCGGAGCTGTTCACGTCTCTGATTGGCGTGTTCATCTCTCATAGCAACGTGGGCATCGGTACAATTGTGGGGTCAGCGGTTTTTAACATTCTGTTTGTCATCGGGATGTGCGCCATCTTCTCCAGGGAGATTCTCAAACTTACCTGGTGGCCTCTATTCAGGGACGTCTCCTTCTACATCACAGGtgataataaaaataaag ACCTAATCATGCTGATAATCTTCTTCCTCGATAACACCATCATGTGGTGGGAGAGCTTATTTCTGGTGGCTGGATACAGCTCCTATGTCTGCTTTATGAAGTACAACACACAACTGGAGACTGCCTTCAAAAACCAGCTCAGGAAACACCAAGACATCATTAAAATCATCCATGTCGCGGTCCAGGATGAGTCTGGCGAG AAGGAGAATGGGACAGCAGGTCAAGATAACCAACCTCCAGACCAGCAAGACAAGAATAAATTAAAG CTGAAGCCTCTACTCCAAAGAGGAGGAAGTTCAGCCTCTCTCCACAACTCCACCATGAGGAGTACCCTCTTTCAACTGATGATCCACACCCTGGACCCCTTAGGACAGG GTGGTAGAAATGAGCCACACAAAGAGCCAGCCGCCTCAGCCCCACCcaaggaggaagagaaaaag GACGAAACAGCAGCAGCACTTGAGTGCTCTGAAAGTAGCGATGATGAAGATGACACTGATGAAGACACTGATGAAGACAGTGACGAAGACAGCTCTGACGAGGAGAGTTCTAttgaagaagaggaagatgaggatgaCACTGACAAGCCTTTGTCGTTGATGTGGCCAGACACCAGGTGTAAACAGGCCAACTATCTGTTCCTGCTTCCCATAGTGTTCCCTCTGTGGCTCACTGTGCCAGATGTCCGTAACCCC atgtATAAGAAGTTCTTTGTGATCACCTTCCTGGGTTCCATCCTGTGGATCGCTGTGTTCTCCTACCTCATGGTGTGGTGGGCTCATCAG GTGGGAGAAACCATTGGCATCTCAGAGGAGGTCATGGGCTTGACCGTCCTGGCAGCAGGGACCTCCATTCCTGACCTGATCACCAGCGTCATCGTGGCCCGTAAGGGACTGGGCGACATGGCCGTGTCCAGCTCTGTGGGTTCCAACATTTTCGACATCACCATGGG GTTGCCAGTTCCGTGGTTACTGTGGTCATGTTTCCATGGGTTTGCCCCGGTGCCCGTCAGCTCTAACGGACTGTTCTGTGCCATTGTGTTGCTCTTCATCATGCTCCTCTTCGTCATCATCTCCATCACCGCCTGTCAGTGGAAGATGAACAAGATGCTAGGCTCCACCATGTTCCTACTCTACTTCATCTTCCTTGTTGTCAGTGTTATGCTGGAGGACAGGGTTATTCTCTGCCCTGTATCCATTTAA